The following proteins come from a genomic window of Theileria equi strain WA chromosome 2 map unlocalized gcontig_1105316255037, whole genome shotgun sequence:
- a CDS encoding conserved hypothetical protein (encoded by transcript BEWA_039190A), translating into MSRLPGARQFPAPASAESYYMPGVGRGVVAYTKEEIAYNMATTADPFGKPPPGYIPGKGRGATGFSGGVSRDDAADDRDTADLAGNNNELNCENEQLFKDVEIDDEDLEAESVYNLIDAKMDQRRKSHREGKIKDEILKMRSEKPTISQQLEHFKRDLMTLTKDEWESIPEIGDYSAKKKRQKRQVYTPAPDSLIYSSRAAMQSSTSIGTATPLGISTPLGIMGGSATPVGLKTPLGLRTPAGNASSLNDLGEARGAVLSITLDKVMDNLSGQTVVDPKGYLTDLNSTINTDMVDIERVRSLLRYITNTNPKHAFGWISAARIEEQAGKLEAARELISQGCQNCPDKEDVWLEAARLEKPDYAKAILAKAIKVLPSSVKLWLEAANRETLDDNRKRVLRKALEFIPNSVRLWKEAISMENETDAYILLKRAVECVPDSVDMWLSLARLCPYEEAQKVLNEARKRLPTNVDIWITASKLEESNGNDQMVERIITRALDNLAKKGVVHIRSNWLKHAKVAETNGFVKTAQAIIKATMMIGVDANNKKETWLEDGEQFLESGAVECARAIYKNAIEQMKTKKSLWLALVELESKHGTPESIDEALKSAVTYCPKSEVLWLMAAKHKWVQGDIPAAREILKRGLAFNEDAEAISLAAVKIERENGEYERARKLLEQARTQCNSKKVWMQSVQLERQLKNYQYAIELVEQGIDNHPHFDKLWMISGQMRMEIEPRDIDAAIAVYKEGKCFANVGSRLLQC; encoded by the exons ATGTCAAGGCTGCCGGGAGCTCGCCAGTTCCCCGCTCCGGCCTCCGCCGAGTCCTACTATATGCCCGGAGTAGGAAGAGG GGTGGTAGCCTACACCAAGGAGGAAATCGCCTATAACATGGCCACAACCGCAGA TCCGTTCGGAAAACCGCCTCCAGGGTACATACCGGGCAAAGGAAGAGGAGCCACGGGCTTTTCAGGTGGTGTATCCAGAGATGACGCCGCGGACGACAGGGATACCGCGGATCTAGCAGGGAATAACAATGAGCTAAATTGTGAAAACGAACAGCTCTTCAAGGATGTAGAAATTGACGATGAAGACTTGGAAGCTGAATCGGTATATAATTTAATCGACGCAAAAATGGATCAACGACGCAAATCGCATAGAGAAGGCAAGATTAAGgatgaaattttaaaaatgagaaGTGAGAAACCGACAATCTCCCAGCAACTGGAACATTTTAAACGTGATTTAATGACTCTCACAAAAG ATGAGTGGGAATCGATACCAGAAATTGGAGATTATTCCGCAAAGAAAAAGAGGCAAAAGAGACAAGTGTATACTCCTGCGCCAGACAGTCtcatttattcttcaaGAGCTGCAATGCAGAGCTCCACGTCCATTGGAACTGCGACTCCACTAGGAATATCGACACCTCTGGGTATAATGGGAGGTTCTGCCACCCCGGTTGGACTAAAGACTCCACTCGGTCTGAGGACGCCCGCTGGGAACGCCAGCTCGCTGAACGATCTTGGTGAGGCCAGAGGTGCCGTATTATCCATCACCCTTGATAAAGTCATGGACAATTTATCGGGACAAACTGTTGTGGACCCCAAGGGCTACCTTACCGATCTCAACTCTACGATAAATACAGACATGGTTGACATTGAGAGGGTGCGCAGTTTGCTGCGGTACATTACCAATACGAATCCAAAGCACGCATTCGGTTGGATTTCAGCGGCAAGAATAGAGGAACAAGCTGGAAAATTGGAGGCTGCAAGAGAGCTCATCTCTCAGGGTTGCCAGAATTGCCcagataaagaagatgtaTGGCTGGAAGCTGCGCGTTTAGAAAAACCAGACTATGCCAAAGCAATTCTGGCCAAGGCCATAAAGGTGTTACCCTCTTCCGTCAAGCTCTGGCTAGAAGCTGCCAATAGGGAGACTTTGGATGATAACAGAAAGAGAGTTTTGCGCAAGGCTCTAGAGTTCATCCCAAACTCCGTGAGATTGTGGAAAGAGGCTATATCCATGGAGAATGAGACTGACGCATACATTTTGCTCAAGCGAGCTGTGGAATGCGTCCCAGATTCTGTAGACATGTGGCTATCGCTAGCTCGTCTGTGCCCGTATGAAGAAGCCCAAAAGGTTTTAAATGAGGCAAGAAAGAGGTTACCCACAAATGTAGACATCTGGATTACAGCTTCAAAGCTGGAGGAGTCTAATGGAAACGACCAAATGGTCGAACGTATCATCACAAGGGCCCTGGATAACTTGGCCAAAAAAGGTGTTGTCCATATACGAAGCAATTGGTTGAAACATGCTAAAGTTGCAGAAACTAATGGATTTGTAAAAACCGCTCAGGCCATCATCAAGGCCACAATGATGATTGGTGTCGATGCAAATAATAAAAAGGAAACTTGGTTGGAGGACGGTGAACAGTTCCTGGAAAGTGGCGCGGTGGAATGTGCAAGAGCTATTTACAAGAACGCAATTGAACAAATGAAAACGAAAAAATCTCTTTGGCTTGCCCTTGTCGAGCTAGAGTCCAAGCATGGAACTCCAGAATCCATTGATGAAGCCCTGAAATCTGCAGTAACATATTGTCCAAAATCAGAGGTTCTTTGGCTAATGGCTGCAAAACATAAATGGGTTCAAGGAGATATTCCAGCCGCCAGGGAGATTCTGAAACGAGGTCTCGCCTTTAATGAAGATGCGGAAGCTATTTCTCTTGCCGCAGTCAAAATTGAGCGggaaaatggtgaatacGAACGAGCTAGGAAGCTCTTGGAACAAGCTCGTACCCAGTGCAATTCCAAAAAG GTATGGATGCAAAGTGTTCAACTTGAGAGACAGTTGAAGAATTACCAATATGCAATCGAATTGGTGGAGCAAGGAATTGACAATCATCCTCACTTTGACAAGTTGTGGATGATTTCTGGACAaatgagaatggaaattGAACCAAGGGATATAGATGCAGCCATCGCTGTCTACAAGGAAGGTAAGTGTTTTGCAAATGTGGGCTCAAGGTTGTTGCAATGTTGA
- a CDS encoding hypothetical protein (encoded by transcript BEWA_039210A), whose translation MSNGVTINISENPTVSYNGYSEHTTTYNDFGKTIDLTECKDSAQWYGYRKFIHKPRDGHKITGVKKKGEKQYGFEQDLAYCYTATVYFWVGDSSYTNPLIVQFGDGGKYYTDKGGSSTWSQQEGLTADNLKQKLDEQNCNRNRAHVISLSEKGQDGYTCPSCSQEQITIPSCTGSDRYSWHEHKISGGNSSISGFKEEHDYQIGFPSLKGYRNVKVYHYSKAGNKALLIYFLSPTSWYRRQDKNSNSWEQVRNNPPSNDNDDANILSLLKKINGDKEGLSDGAIAGISLASIGTSGSLIGAVAWKWPSILSFIITRVEACPWSISLWLLAVDLHMEIGDYAKARALVETAKSKIRSLVGPSIKKTTNVALIQTKVLSAAELLKIAKIAMDSDDDDEVVKEMIEKIMSHCDLIWLKGVQIELEATNSSTAYFAMSKALQELPDSGLLWSFSIFMEDKAARDSKAADALKRCPNSPDVVLAAARLFWDAKKVLKARKWFQRAISMDNSNGVVWGTFVAFELDCGDEASVKEAINNCTKAEPNRGYDWCRIVKRVENWSISYPQKLYKYILEYYPSVLNKSVPEDILRVLNPEVKEEE comes from the exons ATGAGTAATGGAGTTACCATAAATATCAGTGAGAATCCAACTGTAAGTTATAACGGTTATTCTGAACACACCACAACGTACAATGACTTTGGCAAAACCATAGATTTGACAGAGTGTAAAGATTCTGCTCAGTGGTATGGATACAGAAAATTTATTCACAAACCAAGGGATGGACACAAGATTACAGGAGTTAAGAAAAAGGGGGAGAAACAGTATGGATTTGAACAAGACTTAGCGTATTGTTATACTGCAACGGTATACTTTTGGGttggagattcttcttATACTAATCCCCTCATTGTTCAATTTGGGGATGGAGGAAAATACTACACGGATAAGGGTGGTAGTAGTACTTGGAGCCAGCAAGAAGGTTTAACTGCGGACAACCTCAAACAAAAACTCGATGAACAGAACTGCAACAGGAATCGTGCTCATGTTATAAGCCTTTCAGAGAAGGGTCAAGATGGCTATACTTGTCCTAGTTGTAGTCAAGAGCAGATTACCATACCAAGTTGTACGGGATCTGACCGTTATTCGTGGCACGAACATAAGATTTCTGGAGGAAATAGTTCCATTTCTGGATTCAAGGAAGAACATGATTATCAGATAGGGTTCCCATCATTAAAGGGTTATCGTAATGTAAAGGTTTACCACTATTCAAAGGCAGGTAATAAAGCTTTGCTCATTTACTTTTTATCACCCACTAGTTGGTATAGAAGACAAGATAAAAATAGTAATAGCTGGGAACAAGTGAGAAATAATCCCCCATCTAATGACAATGACGATGCTAACATTCTTTCACTTTTGAAGAAAATCAATGGAGATAAGGAAGGACTTTCTGATGGAGCTATAGCAGGAATATCTTTAGCAAGTATAGGTACTAGTGGAAGTCTCATAGGTGCTGTTGCGTGGAAATGGCCTTCTATACTCTCATTTATAATTACTC GTGTTGAAGCATGTCCATGGAGCATTAGTTTGTGGTTATTGGCTGTAGACCTCCATATGGAGATTGGGGATTACGCAAAAGCGAGAGCACTGGTAGAAACTGCAAAGAGTAAGATAAGAAGCTTGGTTGGTCCGTCGATTAAAAAGACGACTAACGTTGCCTTGATACAGACGAAGGTCTTATCTGCTGCTGAACTATTAAAAATTGCGAAAATTGCAATGGATTCTGATGACGATGATGAAGTGGTTAAGGAGATGATTGAAAAGATTATGTCCCATTGTGATTTAATTTGGCTAAAAGGTGTTCAAATTGAGCTGGAAGCCACAAACAGCAGTACTGCATATTTTGCAATGTCAAAGGCGCTGCAAGAACTCCCAGACTCCGGTCTCTTGTGGtcattttccatattcatGGAAGATAAGGCAGCCAGAGATTCCAAGGCTGCAGATGCTCTAAAGAGATGCCCTAATTCACCAGATGTGGTACTGGCTGCTGCACGTTTGTTTTGGGATGCCAAAAAGGTTTTAAAGGCTAGAAAGTGGTTCCAACGTGCCATTTCTATGGACAATTCAAATGGTGTAGTCTGGGGGACATTTGTTGCATTTGAACTCGACTGCGGAGATGAGGCGAGTGTTAAGGAGGCGATCAACAATTGCACAAAGGCGGAACCTAATCGCGGATACGACTGGTGTAGAATTGTAAAGAGGGTAGAAAATTGGAGCATTTCATATCCTCAAAAGTTGTACAAGtatattttggaatattACCCAAGCGTTTTGAATAAATCAGTTCCAGAGGATATTCTCAGGGTGCTAAACCCAGAGGttaaagaggaagaatga
- a CDS encoding conserved hypothetical protein (encoded by transcript BEWA_039220A), whose protein sequence is MSKKFTEKLLQSGPNVSKKFHSSFGASILAKYGWKEGQGLGKDENGIVDPVSLKKVTGNPGLGTENKKDDEWSNWWDDMYNKLAAKVDIKADDKREKKSESKKVT, encoded by the exons ATGTCGAAAAAGTTTACGGAAAAGCTCCTCCAGTCCGGGCCGAATGTAAGCAAGAAATTCCACTCGAGCTTTGGCGCCTCAATTCTAGCAAAGTACGGCTGGAAGGAAGGCCAGGGACTCGGAAAGGACGAGAATGGAATTGTAGATCCAGTCTCCCTCAAGAAAGTCACTGGCAATCCAGGG CTTGGAACCGAGAATAAAAAGGACGACGAGTGGTCCAATTGGTGGGACGACATGTACAATAAACTTGCCGCAAAAGTGGACATAAAGGCAGATGATAAAAGGGAGAAGAAATCCGAATCCAAAAAGGTTACTTGA
- a CDS encoding conserved hypothetical protein (encoded by transcript BEWA_039230A), whose product MFGSSLKYYCKLINLPYEGRAFPQTLKWIYYCVFLTDIIQAVIFPNILDIVVLNTFNDNVFLSQISALHHVGATFGGMYWCLLSYFNLSSWIYNTPLYSSIILLVQLVVYGHLCTWKNRAFHVLWHTSYYSIYSSLNVSLTNLLILAIKSKDKGPYLVHYNVLTKVAHILGPLLNIAASLLPTIFNFGPRFLNFRNVEYMYILVLLFGLYRIFISFHFRNGAFAAGDLLKGQSEKTQLLDEKSTDETASYTSKRYSGLPWIIFIVNLLTTIGAGMSISLMTVYMMKVFKIPYVNVLFGLLCTPVVTALLIFVLNAGQKRVGKLLTIFSSKLIALW is encoded by the exons atgtttGGCTCATCCTTGAAGTATTACTGCAAATTGATCAACCTTCCGTACGAAGGAAGAGCATTTCCGCAGACCCTCAAGTGGAT ATACTACTGCGTCTTCCTCACGGACATCATTCAGGCAGTCATATTCCCAAACATACTCGACATTGTTGTACTCAACACATTTAATGACAATGTATTT TTATCTCAAATATCGGCGCTGCATCACGTAGGTGCTACTTTTGGGGGAATGTACTGGTGTTTGCTCTCCTACTTTAACCTCTCTTCCTGGATATACAACACACCGCTCTACTCCTCCATTATACTACTCGTGCAATTGGTAGTCTACGGCCACCTTTGCACATGGAAGAATCGCGCATTTCACGTCTTGTGGCACACGAGCTACTATAGCATTTACTCATCACTCAATGTCTCGCTGACAAACCTTTTAATCCTGGCCATCAAGTCAA aGGACAAGGGGCCGTATCTAGTCCATTACAACGTTTTAACAAAGGTGGCACACATCCTTGGACCACTACTAAATATCGCAGCTTCGCTACTACCAACCATATTCAATTTTGGGCCGCGCTTTTTGAATTTTAGAAATGTCGAGTACATGTATATACTCGTACTGCTCTTTGGGCTCTACAGG ATATTCATCTCGTTCCATTTTAGAAATGGAGCATTCGCAGCTGGGGACCTATTAAAGGGTCAGAGTGAAAAGACCCAGTTGCTGGATGAAAAGTCTACAGATGAAACAGCAAGCTATACCTCTAAACGTTATTCTGGACTACCATGGATTATTTTCATAGTCAACTTACTCACAACAATTGGTGCTG GCATGTCAATCAGTCTTATGACTGTTTACATGATGAAGGTGTTTAAAATTCCCTACGTGAACGTCTTGTTCGGATTGCTATGCACACCAGTTGTTACAGCACTACTCATATTTGTGCTAAACGCTGGGCAAAAGAGGGTTGGAAAACTCCTTACAATCTTTTCTTCAAAGCTGATCGCACTTTGGTAA
- a CDS encoding signal peptide containing protein (encoded by transcript BEWA_039180A), which yields MSVGKVTSWRKKVFSPVGLCTLATAGYLYMLTEYFKLEYRVYKERKALEEHDADPTKFNMLIRERVVSREMGKQSQS from the exons ATGTCCGTGGGAAAGGTCACTTCTTGGCGCAAAAAGGTCTTTTCTCCG GTCGGACTGTGTACTCTGGCCACCGCCGGCTATCTCTACATGCTAACAGAGTACTTCAAGCTCGAGTACCGCGTCTACAAGGAGAGGAAGGCGCTGGAGGAACACGACGCCGATCCGACCAAGTTTAACATGCTAATCAGGGAACGAGTTGTGAGCCGAGAGATGGGCAAACAGTCGCAATCGTGA
- a CDS encoding hypothetical protein (encoded by transcript BEWA_039200A), translated as MSSGDSEDTLQLYIGRKCGRDNSVCNCLPKPGGLESFLTSNPLNATGFVALTHSNKGKTFTLLKSLGDGEEELGEELQDGPIGGVKEASVFYWDGDKGFQNPLLIEVNNGIKPTYYLKYEDDELEGHANEKVWKKHDGGGRSLQALLDERNIGRNNRYALYLDEPNKNLGLDSNVAKNITIERVGDSQTLPGTNYSVTGYKLNSQNGTKFSMAIYNKDKANIPIPENATGDFKVYSSPSHAGGSMPVMLSFKLPDENSRSFYSTSKDGRNWTEVGNGTKSYDDDNIQLTEDIIKDLDRFSCQYREEVTVDLSSSRNGSYCCKEHADKDKGDGRVSVESVTVRCKESTHQSFPIPYHKHSISGSNYKIADIRYHSGGNTSRKNIKLNGLQFPLPGVESISVFHCGDLPKLIYIEGGVSTVSNKWFKPNGSDDKPWTPVTSLNNITPGNLNATTDHVKYNQLVGLLKDANCSNYQECSTGSGVMVSYDSTQSPSLDQTACANVCVKLKTSEEEEKAEIRCDAQDAGGQSSGSASSSSSVVTGATNNSTDLGQNGVQREEVPAADLSDQVPDTESETKILLQGTPVAQMAEDAIDGEELLKDVTSALVELGIDESTIAILLGLFAGDALGHIPDVLPEAADMVDKVLKFFTSKPNGGNTQSIVSSMDTTLTGLEGEHSSLSISSDTQSLPRIIGGYLSSKPLLLEEDIPTAPLEILVGTDIPLVVNGSQPLLGQEGEQSLIISETNTVPPDKAGAPPVVVHHFAELTEDLPHELSKEAEFQAIKDSSSHETVGPEPLVAGAKTSYSIPSLHTSVPGSPTVIINTDGDKALHFDAPGGGSYRILAPASAEEPLSGSTDYLGENDEYDAQEESGAELEEEDCLEKVKGHEVSEKGEKNQGTKIDTQEKAKLGPDENGAKGEKDAELQPSAGNRAVLAPIIGSILSIVKETLSGVNDIAKDEKLLGNLMEIGKTGSDLTDAVGIEVTKATLKRIVEVLKKGTNSTPGLSQGIPTEHGAHTRGGGGLGSGAGDQSHPPPAGPSNPVTTTPAAPSEPPVEAPAAQAAHGTPSHGGSTFWESYNKSIPTVLTGVGAVSGSLTGFGWWMFKRSKGDPWVRHGYPIEFLKNVPY; from the coding sequence atgagtagTGGAGATAGTGAGGATACATTACAGCTCTACATAGGAAGAAAATGTGGGAGAGATAATTCAGTATGCAATTGTCTTCCTAAACCCGGCGGATTAGAATCCTTCCTGACTTCTAATCCTCTTAACGCTACAGGCTTTGTTGCCCTTACCCATTCCAACAAGGGAAAAACATTCACTCTACTCAAAAGTCTAGGTGATGGTGAAGAGGAGCTAGGTGAGGAACTACAAGATGGACCAATCGGTGGTGTTAAGGAAGCCTCTGTTTTCTACTGGGATGGTGACAAGGGTTTTCAGAATCCACTCCTTATTGAGGTTAATAACGGAATCAAGCCAACATACTACCTGAAAtatgaggatgatgaactaGAAGGACATGCTAATGAAAAGGTCTGGAAAAAACATGACGGAGGAGGAAGATCCTTACAGGCCTTATTGGACGAAAGAAATATAGGCCGGAATAACCGCTATGCTCTCTATCTGGATGAGCCTAACAAGAATCTTGGTTTGGATTCCAATGTTGCGAAGAATATAACTATAGAACGCGTTGGTGATTCACAAACTCTTCCTGGTACTAACTATAGTGTTACAGGATATAAGCTAAATAGTCAGAATGGTACCAAGTTTTCCATGGCCATATATAATAAGGACAAAGCTAACATTCCTATTCCAGAGAATGCAACTGGTGATTTTAAGGTTTATTCGTCGCCAAGCCATGCGGGTGGTAGCATGCCTGTTATGCTTTCATTTAAACTACCCGATGAAAATTCCAGATCGTTCTATAGTACAAGTAAAGATGGTAGGAACTGGACAGAAGTGGGTAATGGTACTAAATCCTATGACGATGATAATATCCAACTCACAGAGGACATTATCAAAGACCTTGACAGATTCAGTTGCCAATACCGCGAAGAGGTCACCGTTgatttatcttcttctaGAAATGGGTCCTACTGCTGCAAAGAGCATGCAGATAAGGATAAGGGTGATGGAAGAGTCTCGGTTGAGAGTGTGACAGTTCGTTGTAAAGAGTCTACTCATCAATCATTCCCTATTCCATATCACAAACATTCTATTTCTGGTAGTAATTACAAGATAGCTGATATAAGGTACCATAGTGGTGGTAACACTAGtaggaagaatataaaactaAATGGACTACAGTTTCCTCTTCCTGGCGTAGAAAGCATCTCTGTATTCCACTGTGGAGATCTTCCAAAACTAATATACATTGAAGGTGGAGTTTCTACTGTTAGTAATAAGTGGTTCAAGCCAAATGGTAGTGATGATAAACCTTGGACACCAGTTACAAGTCTCAATAACATAACACCAGGGAATCTTAATGCCACTACAGACCATGTCAAATATAACCAACTTGTGGGTCTACTAAAGGATGCCAATTGTAGCAATTATCAAGAATGTAGTACCGGTTCTGGAGTGATGGTATCCTATGATTCTACTCAATCCCCATCTCTAGACCAAACTGCTTGCGCTAATGTTTGTGTTAAACTTAAAACatctgaggaagaagagaaagCTGAAATACGATGTGATGCTCAAGATGCTGGAGGACAAAGCTCTGGTAGTGCTAGTTCATCTAGTAGTGTGGTTACTGGGGCTACCAATAACTCTACAGATcttggacagaatggagttcaacgtgaggaagtCCCAGCTGCTGATctatctgaccaggttcctgatacagagtctgagaccaagattctcctacaaggAACTCCAGTGGCCCAGATGGCTGAGGATGCTATTGATGGTGAAGAACTATTGAAAGATGTGACCAGTGCGTTGGTAGAACTTGGAATAGATGAATCAACCATAGCTATTTTACTTGGACTGTTTGCTGGGGATGCTCTTGGACATATACCTGATGTTCTTCCTGAAGCTGCTGACATGGTCGACAAGGTTCTTAAATTTTTTACTTCTAAGCCTAATGGTGGAAATACTCAGTCTATAGTTAGTTCTATGGATACTACTCTTACTGGACTGGAAGGTGAACATTCTAGTCTATCTATTAGTAGTGATACTCAATCCTTACCTAGAATTATAGGTGGTTATCTCTCTTCTAAACCCTTActtttggaagaagatatacCTACTGCTCCTCTTGAGATTTTAGTTGGTACTGATATTCCTCTGGTAGTAAATGGTTCTCAACCATTACTTGGTCAAGAAGGTGAACAATCCCTTATTATTTCTGAAACTAATACAGTTCCACCTGATAAAGCTGGAGCTCCCCCCGTTGTTGTTCATCATTTCGCTGAACTTACAGAAGATCTTCCTCATGAACTTTCTAAAGAAGCCGAATTTCAAGCTATTAAAGACTCTTCTAGTCATGAAACTGTTGGTCCTGAACCTCTTGTTGCCGGAGCTAAAACTTCATATTCTATTCCTTCTCTTCATACTTCTGTTCCAGGATCTCCTACTGTTATTATTAACActgatggagataaagCACTACATTTTGATGCTCCAGGTGGAGGATCTTATCGTATCCTAGCTCCTGCCAGTGCTGAAGAACCTCTTTCTGGATCTACTGATTATCTTggtgaaaatgatgaatatgatgCTCAAGAAGAGTCTGGAGCCGAacttgaagaagaggattGCCTTGAGAAAGTTAAAGGCCATGAAGTGAGCGAAAAGGGTGAAAAAAATCAAGGAACTAAAATTGATACTCAAGAAAAAGCTAAACTTGGACctgatgaaaatggtgCTAAAGGTGAAAAGGATGCTGAACTTCAACCTTCTGCTGGTAATAGAGCTGTATTAGCCCCTATTATAGGAAGCATACTCAGCATAGTTAAAGAGACACTTTCTGGAGTTAACGATAttgctaaagatgaaaaactTCTAGGAAACTTGATGGAAATAGGGAAAACAGGGTCTGATTTAACTGATGCAGTTGGTATAGAGGTTACAAAAGCAACTCTTAAACGGATTGTAGAGGTTCTTAAAAAAGGTACTAACTCTACTCCTGGACTTTCTCAAGGTATTCCTACTGAACATGGTGCTCATACTAGAGGTGGTGGAGGACTAGGCTCTGGTGCTGGTGATCAATCTCATCCCCCTCCTGCTGGCCCATCTAACCCAGTTACTACTACACCTGCTGCTCCTTCTGAACCTCCTGTTGAAGCTCCTGCTGCTCAAGCTGCTCATGGAACTCCTTCTCATGGAGGCTCTACATTTTGGGAATCTTATAACAAATCTATCCCTACTGTTTTGACTGGAGTTGGTGCTGTTTCAggttctcttactggatttggttggtggatgtttaaacgttctaaaggagatccttgggttagacacgGATATCctatagagtttttaaagaatgtaccatattga
- a CDS encoding hypothetical protein (encoded by transcript BEWA_039170A), which produces MDITQNNSKTHKNGSYCCYKHNHTRVSVTDKTVSCKTHKQSSTSCYKHQVIPNAGKWRVAAIKYYGVNTPSKRNRVEIPGLSLLTKVSVKVTVYVLYCGHNPVLIYLESTSGGSDTTGWYKKGSDNNDNENWTQVGLDITPGDLGKIDCKDNETFQKLAKLLTKLGCYGLEECTQDTKSLQEQEQQQRTKESEELRQEVKEAEGEGSEKEKLKKKEEEGAVANALKVDGGPRQDTAVDALKTQLQDAFPWDIENILGAFAGVFTASCITIFVSWKLYKAYKHYSDPWVRPI; this is translated from the coding sequence ATGGATATTACCCAAAACAATTCTAAGACTCATAAGAATGGAAGCTACTGTTGTTACAAACATAATCATACTAGAGTCTCCGTTACTGATAAAACAGTTTCCTGCAAAACACATAAGCAAAGCTCTACTTCATGCTACAAACACCAGGTTATTCCTAATGCTGGTAAATGGAGGGTAGCTGCTATTAAGTATTATGGTGTTAATACTCCCAGTAAAAGGAATAGAGTAGAAATTCCTGGTCTTAGCTTGCTTACCAAAGTGTCAGTAAAAGTTACAGTTTATGTTTTATACTGCGGACATAATCCAGTTCTTATATATCTAGAGTCAACTAGTGGAGGTTCAGATACTACCGGATGGTATAAAAAGGGCAGTGATAATAACGACAATGAAAATTGGACACAAGTAGGTCTCGACATAACTCCAGGAGATTTAGGGAAGATTGACTGTAAGGATAATGAAACCTTTCAAAAACTTGCAAAACTACTTACTAAACTTGGATGTTACGGCTTGGAAGAATGTACTCAAGATACTAAATCACTACAAGAACAAGAACAACAACAACGTactaaagaatctgaagaactAAGACAAGAAGTCAAAGAAGCCGAAGGTGAAGGCtctgaaaaggaaaaactcaaaaagaaagaagaggaaggtGCTGTTGCTAATGCTCTTAAAGTTGATGGTGGACCTAGACAAGATACTGCTGTTGATGCTCTTAAAACTCAACTTCAAGATGCTTTTCCTTGGGATATAGAGAACATTCTTGGAGCCTTTGCTGGCGTTTTTACAGCTTCCTGTATAACTATTTTTGTATcatggaaactttataagGCATACAAGCATTACTCtgatccttgggttagaccAATTTAA